A genomic segment from Maridesulfovibrio ferrireducens encodes:
- a CDS encoding aminodeoxychorismate/anthranilate synthase component II, with protein MKILLIDNNDSFTNNLEHLLVKEIKGAEVTVVAYSNEKSVELDIYDLLVISPGPGKPQDYPGYEDVIDSGKPVLGICLGMQILNEYFGGQTSRLGGCFHGRTENIDFNGRDLAVARYHSLYCNVIGQGLEVVAANSQGVPMAIAHDQRPLLGYQFHPESFLTEQAGVFIDYALDFLGISQL; from the coding sequence ATGAAAATTCTTTTGATTGATAATAATGACAGTTTTACAAATAACCTTGAACACCTGCTGGTTAAAGAAATTAAGGGTGCTGAGGTGACAGTGGTCGCTTATTCGAATGAAAAGTCCGTTGAGCTGGATATTTATGATCTTCTTGTTATCTCGCCCGGTCCCGGAAAACCTCAGGATTATCCAGGCTATGAGGATGTGATTGATTCTGGAAAGCCCGTTCTTGGAATCTGTTTAGGAATGCAGATTCTAAATGAATATTTCGGAGGGCAGACATCCCGCTTGGGTGGTTGTTTTCACGGGCGAACCGAGAATATTGATTTTAACGGGCGGGATTTAGCCGTCGCCAGATATCATTCCCTTTATTGTAATGTTATAGGACAGGGGCTGGAAGTGGTTGCTGCAAACAGTCAGGGCGTTCCCATGGCTATAGCGCATGATCAGCGTCCGTTGCTGGGATATCAGTTTCATCCTGAATCATTTTTAACTGAACAAGCCGGAGTTTTTATTGATTACGCCCTCGATTTTCTCGGAATCAGTCAGTTATGA
- a CDS encoding anthranilate synthase component I family protein produces the protein MITPSIFSESVSYDRFREIALHFVNNYNADILLTSPGFGNGGRSFIGVLSDGELVLTADSLADTIAPAVKSFAFSDSRPTIGFVSYECGQVLRSVKTEKTTQYPFVHLKKYKAVFVHDEADGCVKCLCDDESFILSIAKQAGEAGPIPDIELPYFSDDAVSMSLDKNEYQDGVRKTLEYIRDGLTYQLNLTTMFSFNGAEVDPVLWFFALNKKFPAPYYALFQSCDKKIISTSPELFLRVENGHVLSEPIKGTLHFDEYSPELEKELTSSPKEDAELSMIVDLVRNDISSDCRYGSVIVEDHKSVFAVDNLLQMFSRVRGELAEDKDCLDLFFNAFPGGSITGCPKKSSMELIDILEPHGRGPYCGSIVLIEGPQDMVSSISIRTAVYNLKDKGLTYWAGSGIVIDSDPEAEYFETLAKAGKILRPPRS, from the coding sequence TTGATTACGCCCTCGATTTTCTCGGAATCAGTCAGTTATGACAGGTTTCGTGAAATTGCACTGCATTTTGTAAATAACTACAATGCGGACATTCTTTTGACATCGCCGGGATTTGGAAATGGCGGACGAAGTTTTATTGGTGTTTTGTCTGACGGTGAGCTTGTTCTTACAGCTGATTCGTTGGCGGATACTATTGCGCCTGCGGTTAAGTCTTTTGCTTTTTCGGATAGCAGGCCGACCATCGGGTTTGTCAGTTATGAATGCGGGCAGGTTTTACGGTCCGTTAAGACCGAAAAGACGACGCAGTATCCGTTTGTTCATCTTAAAAAATATAAGGCTGTGTTTGTTCATGATGAGGCTGACGGGTGTGTGAAATGTTTGTGTGATGATGAAAGTTTTATTCTTTCCATTGCGAAACAGGCGGGAGAAGCAGGCCCGATTCCTGATATTGAATTACCTTATTTTTCTGATGATGCAGTAAGTATGTCGCTTGATAAAAACGAGTATCAGGATGGAGTTCGCAAGACTCTTGAGTATATCCGGGACGGGCTTACATATCAGCTTAATTTGACGACAATGTTCAGTTTTAATGGTGCAGAGGTTGATCCTGTTTTATGGTTTTTCGCTCTCAATAAAAAATTTCCTGCGCCATATTATGCATTGTTCCAAAGCTGCGATAAAAAGATAATTTCCACATCTCCGGAACTCTTTTTGCGGGTTGAGAACGGGCATGTTCTTTCTGAACCTATTAAGGGAACTCTCCATTTTGATGAGTATTCACCTGAACTTGAAAAAGAGTTAACTTCTTCACCTAAAGAAGATGCAGAACTTTCTATGATTGTCGATCTGGTGCGAAATGATATTTCTTCTGATTGCAGATACGGCTCGGTAATTGTTGAAGATCATAAGTCTGTTTTTGCGGTTGATAACTTGCTCCAAATGTTCAGCCGTGTGCGTGGGGAGCTTGCGGAAGATAAGGATTGCCTTGATTTGTTTTTCAACGCTTTTCCCGGCGGTTCTATAACCGGATGTCCTAAGAAAAGTTCAATGGAGCTGATCGATATTCTCGAACCGCATGGGCGTGGTCCTTATTGTGGAAGCATCGTCTTGATTGAAGGACCACAGGATATGGTTTCTTCAATTTCGATCAGAACAGCGGTTTACAATTTGAAAGACAAGGGTCTTACCTATTGGGCTGGAAGCGGGATTGTAATCGATTCAGATCCTGAAGCCGAATATTTTGAAACTCTTGCCAAAGCCGGCAAGATCCTACGTCCGCCAAGGTCATAA
- a CDS encoding aminotransferase class IV has protein sequence MIYYRNGKFAEDSVQMNLSQPGFRTGYGFFETLAWNGHKVCHLDLHLKRARASLREFNIIEEVLDYEKIINEVVEANALKDSFARVNIFFPVESGKTAPIVTAVLFEHVSDRVWSLMPAKDVFLTGLMRHKSMNRMDYLNAWQTAQDSGFDDALLLDFEGRVLETSFASLLFKKGNRYIEPQTEYKLAGTTQTITDQHLKIESEPVFLESVHEFDHVFALNSLGGMSPVSAIGDVVFETEHKISQKITKLILELN, from the coding sequence GTGATTTATTATAGAAACGGAAAGTTTGCTGAAGATTCTGTGCAAATGAATTTGTCTCAGCCGGGATTTCGAACAGGGTACGGATTCTTCGAAACTCTGGCATGGAACGGACATAAAGTGTGTCATCTGGATTTGCATCTTAAACGTGCAAGAGCAAGTCTTCGTGAGTTTAATATCATTGAGGAAGTCCTTGATTACGAAAAAATTATTAACGAGGTTGTTGAAGCTAACGCGCTTAAAGACAGCTTTGCGCGTGTGAATATATTTTTTCCAGTTGAAAGTGGAAAAACAGCTCCGATTGTTACAGCTGTTTTATTTGAACATGTTTCAGATAGAGTCTGGTCACTTATGCCCGCAAAAGATGTCTTTTTGACTGGATTGATGCGTCATAAGAGCATGAACAGGATGGATTATCTCAATGCGTGGCAGACGGCTCAAGATTCCGGTTTTGATGACGCGTTGCTGCTTGATTTTGAAGGCAGGGTGCTTGAGACCTCATTTGCCTCGCTCCTTTTCAAGAAAGGAAACAGATACATCGAACCGCAGACTGAATATAAACTTGCGGGAACAACACAAACAATTACGGATCAGCATCTAAAAATTGAATCTGAACCAGTTTTTTTAGAGTCTGTGCATGAGTTTGATCATGTTTTTGCTTTAAATTCACTTGGCGGAATGAGCCCTGTTTCAGCCATCGGAGATGTTGTTTTCGAAACTGAGCATAAAATTTCCCAAAAGATTACAAAACTGATTTTGGAATTGAATTAA
- the trpS gene encoding tryptophan--tRNA ligase, whose product MSNTKNCIVSGMRPTGRLHLGHYFGVLVNWIKIQEDNECFFFVADWHAMTSEYADPRRIKGFVPELVKDWIAAGLDPEKCTIFHQSQVKEHAELHLILSMLTPVGWLERNPTYKELRQELSQKDLATYGFLGYPVLMASDILMYKPTLVPVGHDQLPHLELTREIARRFNHLNGEFFPEPEAMLTEDAKLPGLDGRKMSKSYNNGIFLGESVDEMRPKVMSMLTDSNRLRKADPGDPEACNLYPYHKLFTDTEKCAEIEEGCRNASLGCVDCKKLLAENMAKFLEPMHERRRKLDENPDIVWQVLAEGTAKARIRAQQNMEIIRERIGFDF is encoded by the coding sequence ATGAGTAATACAAAAAATTGCATCGTTTCAGGAATGAGACCTACAGGCCGTCTTCATCTAGGACATTATTTCGGAGTTCTCGTAAACTGGATTAAGATTCAGGAAGACAACGAATGTTTCTTCTTCGTTGCGGACTGGCACGCTATGACCAGCGAATACGCTGACCCCAGACGAATCAAAGGCTTTGTTCCAGAACTCGTTAAAGACTGGATTGCCGCGGGACTTGATCCCGAAAAATGTACAATTTTCCACCAGTCTCAGGTAAAAGAACACGCGGAACTGCATCTGATTCTTTCCATGCTGACTCCGGTCGGCTGGCTTGAAAGAAATCCAACATACAAAGAACTCCGTCAGGAACTGTCTCAAAAGGACTTGGCAACTTACGGTTTCCTTGGTTACCCCGTGCTTATGGCTTCCGACATTCTTATGTATAAGCCAACGCTTGTACCTGTAGGACATGATCAGTTGCCCCACCTTGAACTTACCAGAGAAATTGCCCGCAGATTCAACCATCTCAACGGCGAATTTTTCCCTGAACCGGAAGCAATGCTGACAGAAGATGCTAAACTTCCGGGCCTTGATGGCCGCAAGATGAGCAAAAGTTACAACAACGGAATTTTCCTCGGTGAATCTGTCGATGAAATGCGCCCCAAAGTTATGAGCATGCTCACAGATTCAAACAGACTACGTAAAGCTGATCCGGGTGATCCGGAAGCTTGTAACCTGTACCCTTATCACAAGCTGTTCACAGACACAGAGAAATGCGCTGAAATCGAAGAAGGCTGCCGCAATGCTTCTTTGGGTTGCGTAGACTGTAAAAAACTCTTAGCAGAGAATATGGCTAAGTTCCTTGAGCCTATGCACGAACGCCGCAGAAAACTTGATGAAAATCCAGACATAGTCTGGCAGGTTCTTGCGGAAGGCACAGCAAAAGCCCGTATAAGAGCGCAACAGAATATGGAAATAATTCGCGAAAGAATCGGGTTCGATTTCTAG
- a CDS encoding site-2 protease family protein, giving the protein MFDIANTIKELSILALPFLLAITCHEAAHGYVAWLLGDPTAKNAGRLTLNPLRHLDPMGTLALVLTRMIGWAKPVPVNPSYFKNPQRDMMLVSLAGPAANMLLAIMFAMVLKGIFALDLQNISPNMLRVLEPTALIAKTGVIINLALCFFNLLPLPPLDGSKILAGFLPREAAYKYLSFKYGFVIVILLAVLGLLGKIISPVIFFFYKLLLS; this is encoded by the coding sequence ATGTTCGACATCGCCAATACAATCAAAGAACTAAGCATACTTGCTCTCCCTTTTCTTCTAGCAATCACATGTCACGAGGCTGCTCACGGTTATGTAGCATGGCTACTTGGCGACCCGACTGCAAAAAATGCAGGAAGGCTGACGCTTAATCCTTTGCGCCATCTTGATCCTATGGGAACATTAGCTCTGGTTCTCACCCGCATGATAGGCTGGGCCAAACCTGTTCCGGTCAATCCGTCATACTTTAAAAACCCTCAGCGTGATATGATGCTTGTTTCATTGGCCGGGCCCGCCGCCAACATGCTTCTGGCAATTATGTTCGCAATGGTGCTGAAAGGTATTTTCGCTCTAGATCTGCAAAATATTTCTCCAAACATGCTGCGAGTTCTCGAACCCACAGCATTGATTGCGAAGACAGGCGTTATCATTAATCTGGCGCTTTGCTTCTTCAATCTCCTTCCCCTGCCTCCGCTGGACGGAAGTAAAATTCTTGCCGGGTTTTTACCACGGGAAGCAGCTTACAAATATCTCTCTTTCAAATATGGTTTTGTTATCGTCATCCTTCTGGCAGTCTTAGGGCTTCTCGGTAAAATCATCAGCCCGGTTATATTCTTTTTTTATAAACTACTGCTCAGTTAA
- a CDS encoding response regulator has product MTQPTILVVDDEKHIRMLYKEELVAEGYMVATSDGTEDILTVIQRESPDLVILDIKLGINRSGLDLLQEIRRQDQSLPVILSTAYDSFKHDLKSIAADHYVVKSVDLSELKMKVVQALSSS; this is encoded by the coding sequence ATGACTCAGCCTACTATTTTAGTCGTTGACGATGAAAAACATATACGGATGCTTTATAAAGAAGAACTTGTTGCCGAAGGATATATGGTTGCAACTTCTGATGGCACCGAAGACATTCTTACTGTCATCCAAAGAGAGTCTCCAGACCTCGTAATCCTTGACATCAAGCTTGGAATTAATCGTTCCGGACTGGATCTGCTTCAGGAAATTAGGAGACAGGACCAAAGTCTTCCAGTGATTTTAAGCACCGCTTACGACAGCTTCAAACATGATTTGAAATCAATTGCCGCTGATCACTATGTTGTAAAGTCAGTCGACTTAAGTGAATTGAAAATGAAAGTGGTCCAAGCTCTCAGCAGTTCATAA
- a CDS encoding ATP-binding protein, whose product MKCKVCKAEAVVALPSHNTAFCPVCYDRFFMKQVSEGIRKRKLLEKDDKVLVALSGGKDSLGLMYALAELGYNVTGLHIDLGIFDSSKKARSVVEDFCADKGYALKVVELEKEGVPMPLIKKHIRRPICSVCGKFKRHYFNKVAIEDGYTALATGHNLDDEVARLFANTLRWDQAYLADQGPLLPAEDGFAKKVKPLYRVTEFESANFSFLKGIPYHHLPCPYSSGASFTGHKMIWRNQELRSPGSKRAFYGGFLDRGQPAFATIHDKKKDYEVEPCSKCGCPTSVGLCGVCRIREQLDEALVAAAK is encoded by the coding sequence ATGAAATGTAAAGTTTGCAAAGCTGAGGCAGTTGTAGCTCTGCCCAGTCACAATACGGCTTTTTGTCCAGTTTGTTACGATCGTTTTTTCATGAAACAGGTTTCGGAAGGAATCAGAAAACGTAAGCTGCTTGAAAAGGACGACAAAGTTCTGGTCGCTCTTTCAGGCGGTAAAGATTCTCTGGGGCTTATGTATGCTCTTGCTGAGCTGGGGTATAATGTTACCGGTCTTCACATTGATCTGGGTATTTTTGATTCATCTAAAAAAGCCAGATCGGTTGTCGAAGATTTTTGTGCAGACAAGGGATATGCTTTGAAGGTTGTGGAACTTGAGAAAGAAGGCGTTCCTATGCCTTTGATCAAGAAACATATCAGGCGTCCTATCTGCTCCGTGTGCGGGAAATTCAAGCGGCATTACTTCAATAAAGTAGCCATTGAAGACGGATATACAGCTCTGGCAACAGGTCATAATCTTGACGATGAAGTTGCAAGGCTTTTTGCCAATACTCTGCGCTGGGATCAGGCGTATCTGGCTGATCAGGGGCCTCTTCTTCCTGCTGAAGATGGATTCGCCAAAAAAGTTAAGCCGCTTTACAGAGTCACAGAATTTGAATCGGCTAATTTTTCATTCCTTAAAGGGATTCCATATCACCATCTTCCATGTCCTTACAGTTCCGGCGCTAGTTTTACCGGGCACAAGATGATCTGGAGAAATCAGGAACTTCGCAGTCCCGGTTCAAAGCGTGCTTTTTATGGTGGATTTCTTGATCGCGGTCAGCCCGCTTTTGCTACTATCCATGATAAAAAGAAAGATTACGAAGTTGAGCCTTGTTCTAAGTGCGGTTGTCCTACTTCTGTCGGTCTATGCGGCGTGTGCAGAATCCGTGAACAACTCGATGAAGCTTTGGTGGCGGCTGCAAAATGA
- a CDS encoding glycosyltransferase family 2 protein — translation MIGPKVSVTMPCYNCEATVGQAIESILGQTFENLELVVVDDGSSDQTAAVLKKYTSLDSRVKPLFLDHQGVVGAANGAIEASQGEYLARMDADDLALPCRIEKQAELLDNNPDVGLAGCRVAFGGDREKCGGYAYYVDWINSLVASDEISLNRFVEFPFANPSIMMRSKLVEEHGSFRDGDFPEDYELVLRWLEAGVQMQKVDEELLVWNDPPQRLSRNHPKYTVDAFYRIKSEYLYRWLKKRNPNHPKVGVIGSARTARKRYSILESLGVETEFFVDVDPRKVGKKIQGRLVIHRNDLPPPGEVFLLSYVASRGARSEVSQFLEARGYVMGKDYLLA, via the coding sequence ATGATCGGCCCGAAAGTCTCAGTGACAATGCCCTGCTACAATTGCGAAGCAACGGTAGGGCAGGCCATTGAGAGTATTCTAGGGCAGACTTTTGAAAATTTAGAATTAGTAGTGGTCGATGACGGTTCAAGTGATCAGACCGCGGCTGTTCTCAAAAAATATACTTCTCTTGATTCTCGCGTTAAGCCGCTTTTTTTAGATCATCAGGGGGTTGTCGGCGCTGCAAACGGTGCAATTGAAGCGTCGCAGGGTGAATATTTGGCCCGGATGGATGCGGATGATCTGGCTTTACCTTGCCGTATTGAAAAACAGGCGGAGCTTTTAGATAATAATCCGGATGTCGGTCTTGCAGGGTGTCGTGTTGCTTTTGGCGGCGACCGGGAAAAGTGTGGTGGATATGCTTATTATGTTGACTGGATAAATAGTCTGGTTGCATCGGATGAAATCTCATTGAATCGTTTTGTGGAGTTTCCCTTTGCCAATCCTTCGATAATGATGCGAAGCAAATTAGTTGAGGAGCATGGTTCGTTCCGTGATGGCGATTTTCCCGAAGATTATGAATTGGTCCTTCGCTGGCTTGAAGCAGGCGTGCAGATGCAGAAGGTGGATGAAGAGCTTTTAGTTTGGAATGATCCGCCACAGCGCCTTTCTAGAAATCATCCTAAGTATACAGTGGATGCTTTTTACCGCATTAAAAGTGAATATCTTTATCGCTGGCTGAAAAAAAGAAATCCTAATCATCCGAAGGTTGGAGTCATAGGTTCAGCTAGAACAGCCCGCAAGCGGTATAGCATACTGGAAAGTCTCGGAGTTGAAACGGAATTTTTTGTGGATGTTGATCCGCGTAAAGTCGGAAAAAAGATTCAAGGTCGACTGGTTATTCATCGTAATGATCTGCCTCCGCCGGGTGAAGTTTTTCTTCTTTCATATGTGGCCAGCCGCGGCGCAAGGAGCGAGGTTTCTCAGTTCCTTGAAGCGCGCGGGTATGTAATGGGTAAAGATTACTTATTGGCCTGA
- a CDS encoding SO_0444 family Cu/Zn efflux transporter, translated as MIDILTKIAFESWEVLLQSAPFMLFGFFVAGLLKAFVGPEFISKNLGSGKISDVFKASLLGVPIPLCSCGVIPAAAQLRQQGASKGATTSFLISTPETGVDSIAVTYALLDPIMTILRPVAAFITAVIAGIMVDRNEKKNGTPPQLIPDAILFQHTHEHDHAPSKEQSCSNQTGCSGCGCEKSESPSTFMGKVSSGMKYSFGNLLQDIGLWFIFGVILAGMFGALIPDGFIEKNLGDGFMPLLIMLAAAVPLYVCATASTPIAAALALKGLSPGAALVFLLAGPATNAASFTVIAKLLGKRSAFIYLGTIIVCSLLLGMLTNWLYYSFGLSITDWVQGGAEDVHGIFYTVSAIVLIALIAVPRLTTMINGKSESGHSH; from the coding sequence ATGATCGATATATTAACTAAAATCGCATTCGAATCATGGGAAGTGCTACTTCAATCCGCACCTTTCATGCTCTTCGGATTTTTCGTTGCAGGACTTTTGAAAGCGTTTGTAGGACCGGAATTCATATCTAAAAACCTAGGCTCCGGTAAAATATCAGACGTATTCAAGGCATCACTTCTCGGAGTTCCTATTCCGCTTTGCAGTTGCGGTGTGATACCGGCAGCGGCTCAGTTGAGACAGCAAGGAGCGAGCAAAGGAGCAACTACATCCTTTTTAATTTCTACTCCTGAAACAGGTGTGGACTCAATCGCGGTAACATATGCTCTGCTTGATCCCATCATGACAATACTAAGACCTGTGGCGGCATTTATTACTGCTGTTATCGCAGGGATTATGGTCGACAGAAACGAGAAAAAAAACGGAACCCCCCCTCAATTAATACCCGATGCCATTCTCTTTCAACATACACATGAACACGACCATGCCCCCAGCAAAGAGCAAAGCTGTTCAAATCAGACTGGTTGCTCCGGTTGCGGCTGTGAAAAATCAGAATCCCCGTCGACTTTTATGGGAAAAGTTTCCAGTGGAATGAAATACTCATTCGGTAACCTGTTACAGGACATAGGCTTATGGTTCATCTTCGGAGTAATTCTGGCGGGTATGTTCGGAGCTCTTATTCCTGACGGGTTCATTGAAAAGAATCTCGGAGACGGATTTATGCCGCTATTGATCATGCTTGCAGCCGCTGTTCCGCTCTATGTATGCGCGACAGCATCAACTCCGATTGCAGCAGCACTTGCTCTTAAAGGGCTCTCTCCCGGTGCGGCACTGGTCTTTCTGCTTGCAGGTCCGGCAACAAACGCGGCATCATTTACCGTTATTGCCAAACTTCTAGGCAAGCGGTCAGCCTTCATTTATCTAGGAACTATAATTGTCTGCTCACTATTGCTTGGCATGCTGACAAACTGGCTGTACTATTCCTTCGGGCTCAGCATTACCGACTGGGTTCAAGGCGGAGCTGAAGACGTTCATGGCATTTTCTATACCGTCAGCGCGATTGTTTTAATTGCATTAATCGCTGTCCCCAGACTAACAACAATGATCAACGGAAAATCGGAATCAGGTCATTCTCACTAA
- a CDS encoding helix-turn-helix transcriptional regulator → MKEIKDTCDGHNPDPAAIEIVRSKICSSQTMEDVAATFKILGEPVRISILHALSIQELCVCDLAELLNMSHSAISHQLRILRSARMVRFTKQGRKALYRLDDSHVETIIQTTLAHLKNEGCTPDRKNK, encoded by the coding sequence ATGAAAGAAATAAAAGATACATGCGACGGGCATAATCCAGATCCGGCAGCCATTGAAATAGTAAGAAGTAAAATTTGCTCCAGCCAGACAATGGAAGATGTCGCTGCAACTTTTAAAATACTTGGCGAACCCGTAAGAATTTCAATATTACATGCGCTTTCTATACAAGAACTGTGCGTATGCGATCTTGCGGAACTATTAAACATGAGTCACTCCGCGATATCCCACCAACTTAGAATCCTTCGCTCTGCACGAATGGTACGCTTTACGAAACAAGGACGAAAAGCATTATACAGGCTCGATGACAGCCATGTTGAAACAATCATCCAAACAACTCTGGCGCATCTAAAGAATGAAGGATGCACCCCTGACAGGAAAAATAAATGA
- a CDS encoding OprO/OprP family phosphate-selective porin, which produces MNQVNAVRKGVIFFLSCLFVLLLVPTVYAAAEEGKDTKVDVADEIITMDWVKRLRWENEDKTVQIKIGGLYSFDWAQINEDSRVGSVYDPVQKHKEEVRWARPKINLKLYDRYEFHFEYEIAGKRGQIQDFWGQVKDIPYLGKIKVGHFKEPFSMTVLMGRTGSTMMEYSPASVFAQARNLGIQFENSYLDGRINAAAGVFNKCNYLDNAFTEDNSGIDLTGRVGWRPYQEDDGKKLIHVGLGYSHQFLDADKQPTSFSPSTGSNLSIIKLTGTGSIPAYGQDLMNLELAGKWDQFWFQSEYTSAYLNTKDRNNAFFSGYHFDVGYILTGESKPFKSGKGVFGAINPKEPFNPLKGGWGALEVAAQYSHTDMNDYHANVRGGVQDNLGLALNWYLNAHTRVAGNYMHVGVAGRDNSSLSNGEMDIYQCRIMFYF; this is translated from the coding sequence ATGAATCAGGTTAATGCAGTGCGTAAGGGTGTTATCTTTTTTTTGAGCTGTTTGTTCGTTCTTTTACTTGTTCCGACTGTTTATGCAGCGGCGGAGGAAGGTAAAGACACGAAGGTCGACGTTGCTGATGAAATTATTACAATGGATTGGGTTAAACGTCTTCGCTGGGAAAATGAAGATAAGACCGTCCAGATTAAAATAGGCGGCCTTTATAGTTTTGACTGGGCGCAAATAAATGAAGATAGCAGGGTAGGGTCGGTTTATGACCCGGTTCAGAAACACAAAGAAGAAGTAAGATGGGCTAGACCTAAGATTAATTTAAAACTTTATGATCGTTATGAGTTTCACTTTGAATATGAAATAGCAGGCAAAAGAGGACAGATTCAAGATTTCTGGGGACAGGTAAAGGATATTCCTTACCTTGGAAAGATTAAGGTGGGGCATTTCAAAGAACCTTTTTCTATGACAGTTTTGATGGGACGGACAGGTTCTACTATGATGGAGTATTCTCCGGCTTCTGTTTTTGCGCAGGCTCGTAACCTTGGTATTCAGTTTGAGAATAGTTACTTAGATGGGCGGATTAATGCTGCTGCGGGTGTTTTCAATAAATGTAATTATCTTGATAATGCATTTACAGAGGACAATTCCGGAATTGATTTAACGGGTCGCGTAGGTTGGCGTCCTTATCAGGAAGATGATGGTAAAAAGTTAATTCACGTAGGTCTCGGATATTCACATCAGTTCTTGGATGCAGATAAGCAGCCTACTAGTTTTTCTCCTTCCACAGGTTCTAATCTTTCAATAATAAAACTTACCGGCACAGGTTCAATACCCGCTTACGGTCAGGATCTTATGAACCTCGAACTTGCAGGAAAGTGGGATCAGTTCTGGTTTCAGAGTGAATATACATCCGCTTATCTCAATACAAAAGATCGCAATAATGCCTTTTTCTCAGGTTATCATTTTGATGTAGGGTATATTCTTACTGGAGAAAGCAAGCCTTTCAAATCTGGAAAAGGTGTGTTCGGAGCGATTAATCCTAAGGAACCTTTCAATCCCTTGAAGGGGGGATGGGGTGCTTTAGAAGTTGCTGCGCAGTATTCGCATACAGATATGAATGACTATCACGCCAATGTCCGGGGCGGTGTTCAGGATAACCTTGGACTCGCTTTGAACTGGTATCTTAACGCTCATACCCGTGTTGCCGGTAACTATATGCATGTCGGAGTTGCAGGCAGGGATAATTCATCTCTCAGCAACGGTGAAATGGATATTTATCAGTGCAGGATAATGTTTTATTTTTAG
- a CDS encoding Hpt domain-containing protein yields the protein MVYSEDSKNIVFIESALIDLVPILLETLAKELADMEETLSKDDFDKLQEQAHSSRGAALTYGFESYAEILLDLQHAAENEASEILKHLFSLLHELLESVKFESST from the coding sequence ATGGTCTATTCTGAGGATAGTAAGAATATAGTTTTTATAGAGTCGGCACTGATTGATTTAGTGCCGATTTTGCTTGAAACGCTAGCTAAGGAATTAGCGGATATGGAAGAAACTTTAAGTAAGGATGATTTTGATAAGTTACAGGAGCAGGCTCACTCTTCGCGAGGCGCCGCTCTGACATATGGATTTGAGTCTTATGCCGAGATTTTGCTTGACCTGCAACATGCGGCAGAGAATGAAGCTTCTGAAATTTTGAAGCATCTTTTTAGTTTGTTGCATGAATTGCTTGAATCGGTGAAATTTGAATCATCCACATAA
- a CDS encoding putative molybdenum carrier protein — MKRPATYGTKKYISCGNCSWTGPIESFELIPALISSFNQVSCPNCGSLLKAEGNTFQTDILKLPAEFRIISGGQTGVDRGALDAAIHLGIPHNGWCPKGRKAEDGIIPEKYNLSEMDVSYYWKRTEQNVLDSDGTLVFPGKCKSKGTALTIKLARKHSRPIAVIPLDSPLAIETIRAWISSMQISVLNVAGPRESGCPGIYSTAKTFLIEALH, encoded by the coding sequence AAAAATATATATCGTGCGGAAACTGCTCATGGACAGGACCGATTGAATCATTTGAGTTGATTCCGGCCCTCATAAGCAGTTTTAATCAAGTCAGTTGTCCCAACTGCGGCTCATTGCTCAAAGCAGAAGGCAACACATTTCAAACTGATATTTTAAAATTACCCGCTGAATTCAGAATAATATCAGGCGGACAAACAGGTGTAGACCGGGGCGCTCTTGACGCAGCTATTCACTTGGGAATCCCTCATAATGGGTGGTGCCCTAAAGGAAGAAAAGCCGAGGACGGCATAATACCCGAAAAGTATAATCTAAGTGAAATGGATGTCAGCTACTACTGGAAAAGAACCGAACAGAACGTTCTTGATTCAGATGGAACATTGGTCTTTCCGGGAAAGTGTAAATCGAAAGGAACAGCTCTCACCATAAAACTGGCGCGCAAACACAGCAGACCCATAGCCGTAATACCTCTGGATTCCCCCCTCGCAATCGAAACAATCAGGGCTTGGATAAGTTCCATGCAAATCAGCGTACTCAATGTTGCCGGCCCTAGAGAAAGCGGTTGTCCCGGTATATACTCGACTGCGAAGACTTTTTTGATTGAAGCTCTACATTAG